CTTGCCTGAAACGTCGGCAATACAAAAACCGAATTCATTCTTATTCAGCTGAACATAATCATAATAATCGCCGCCTACATCCATATGCGGCAAGTAGAATGATGTCATATAAATCTTGTCGTTCTTGGGCAATATGGATGAGGAAGGAATAAGCATGTTCTGCATTTTCGATGCCAGTTCGAGTTCTTTTTTAAGGGCTTCCTGTCTCAGGCTTTCCTTAAAAAACCTCATATTCTCAATCGCGACGACAATAATATTGGTTAAAGTCTGTATGAAATTCAGGTGTTTTATAATGGGACTGACTCCTTCACCTTCCTCAAGATCTCCTATAATGACAAAGGCAATGGGTTTTCCTTTATTAATAACAGGAATAACAATATCGAATGCATTCAGAGTTTTATTGGGTGAGGAAGTAATGAATGAAATATCCTGGATTGGAATCAGATCCGACTCTATATTAATGCAGGCATATGATTCACCAACATCCCCTGACCTGAGCAGGCATTTCCATGTTTCCTCCAGCATAAATACAAGGACTTTGCCGATATTCAGATCTTTCGTGAGCAACTGCCTGTAAATTTCAAGAAGTTCCTCACGGGTGACATTCTCATTAATAGCCTGGGTAATATTCAAAAGCGATTGCAGCTTAAAGGTGGTAAGCTGCAAGCGGTTTATAGAAGCTTTATCAAATTTACCTTCTCTCACAAACAGGGTTATATTTTAACCAATATACAAAAATAACCTCAATTCTTAGTAAAGATAATAGGGTATTTCAAATTGGCAAATTGTTCAAGGTCCATGCGAAGTGAACCGACCAGCAGGTCAAATTTTACTTTGACCGGAATTACATTTTTATCATCCGACATCCATATCTGCATATCATCCTCGGAGTCGAACATACGACCTGGTTCAACAACCGGATCAAACCTGTGACATCTTATTTTACCATATTTGGTGCGGACTTCTTCTTTTCCCTTATAACGGATTTTAAAAGGATAGATCTCGTCATCAAAATAGGTTACAGTCTGGATAACATCCCCCGGTTTCAGATGGTTGTAGTCGATATTTCTTATATAATAGAGCAATGAAACCATATCAAGTATATCGGAAGGGACTGCTATTGTTGTATCTTTTCTTAAACTGTACACTGTATTGTTTTTCCTGTTAAAGAAAGCCTCTTCCCTTTTCTTATAGTTGCCCTCTTTAACATCACGTACCAGTTTCACAGGCAGGCCCGTTTTTATGTCGAAATAGCTTTCAAAAACGTCCTTGACACTGTAGAGTTTTTCAGTAATACCGATTGTCTGGCCCTGTGCAACCGAGTGATAAACAGGAGTGTTACGGTAATTTACCTGTTTAATGACCATGGAAGCAGTACCTCCGGTTATGGGGCCGAATTTTATTGTGTAAATCAGCTTTTCGCCAGCCTGGTAAGGCTTGTCCTTATCTGCACCGGAATTATACTGGCCAAATTGCGGTAAAGGAAAAATCAACAGCCATATGAGTAAAAAAAGAGATCTCATTTCGTCAAACTGTTTTAATTATAACGAAATTTCTTCTTCAAAAGTTAAAAATGGATACCTTTTTTAGGAACCGTTGCAATAAAATCTTTGAGATAAAACGGTTCAAAATAGGCTAAATCTTCAAATTCATTATTTGAATATTTTAAGTCAGCCAGCTGTGCAAGAGCATTTGCATGGGGAAAGATGCGATCAATGAAATGTGCATTTTTGTGAGTGAGCACAGTTCTGCATTTTTCCATTCCCGAACCGAAAAAATAGATCTCGTTTTGATCCAGCCATATTCTGAATGAATCCCCATCAACGATTTTAGCTGTGACCGGCTCCAATTCATTGGCAGAAGAATTATAAAGGCATGTAAAAACTTCCATGCGGCGTGCGTCAATCATGGGACAAAAAAGGGCATCCTTTTTGAAATCACCCTTCAATGACAGTAAAGCTGATTGAAACAGAACAGTAAGCGTATTCACTGCAATTAAACCGATATTTGCTCCGTAACAAAGTCCTTTTGCGGCTGATACTCCAATTCTCAACCCGGTGTATGATCCGGGGCCCTTACCGACAGCAACAGCATCCAGGTCACTGATTGAAAGATTTTTTTCCTTCAATAATTCTTCCACAAAAGCAGTAAGCATGGAGGCATGTGATTTTTCCTCAAGGGTTTCCCTGAGGGCAATTACATTGCCGTCTACTGAAAGTGCAACAGAGCATAAAGCCGTTGCCGTTTCTATATTCAATATAAAAGCCATTCCTGATCCGGTTTCAATCTTTTAAGTAAGCAACTTCCGTACCATTGGTATGATGAATAACCGGCTTTGAAAGTTGTTTAAAAGAGGTTAATATTTTTACCCATGTAAATTTAGGACATGATGATCAGATATTGTTAAAACAGTGTATTTTTTACAAACATTTTAAGGCAGGATGAGCGAGGGAACCATAATTGATTTCAAGGGAATTGGACAGGTTAAATTTGTCAGAAAATCGTCTGTCAGAAATTTAAAAATAACAATAAGGCCTTTCAAGGGAATCCAGGTTATCATGCCTGGTTTTATGTCTATTGAAAATGCTGGCAAATTCGTTGAAGAAAAAAGAAGCTGGATACGAAAAACTCAGCTAAAACTTGCGCGCTATGAGAAAAAAATAACTGTATTTGAGGAAAATTCAGGTTTCAGAACAAAAGATCATGTGCTTGTACTTGAAAGACACACAAAAGCAACCATTAAAACGGTTATAGGGCAGGGGCAAGTACACGTAATTTTCCCTGATTTTGCTGATGTTAAAGATGAAAGGGTTCAGCACGCCATTAAAAAGGCACTGACACAAACATGGAGAATAGAAGCCGGTAAGTATCTCCCTGAAAGATTGAGTGTGCTCGCAAAACAGCACAATTTACATTACAGCAGGGTTACAGTGAGAGACAATAAAACAAGATGGGGCAGTTGTTCAAGGGACAATAATATAAACCTGAATATTCATTTAATCCGATTGCCGGAGCGGCTTGCTGATTATGTAATTCTTCATGAGCTTGCTCATACAATCCATAAACACCATCAGAAAGCATTCTGGCAGTTCCTGGAATCCATAACCGGCGGAAGAGCCCGGTTACTGGATAAGGAATTGAATCAGTTTTCGCCTGATGTATGGTAACAAATACGATTTTTGCCTGATTTTTGTTATCTGCCCTGATATTGCTATAACTTTGATAAAAACTACTGATCATGAAAAAAGTAATGATTCATTTTGCTGAGGGTTTTGAAGAGGTTGAAGCCATCACTCCCGTTGATGTATTGCGTAGAGCCGGTTGTGAAGTTGTCATGGTTTCTGTAACCGGTAAAAAAGAAGTGACAAGCAAAAGGGGCGTTGTTGTTATAGCAGATAAAAATTTCGATGAAATAAATTATGATGAGGCAGATATGATAGTGTTGCCGGGTGGACAGCCGGGTGCAAATAATCTGAATAAACATGAAGGCTTGAAAAAACAAATTGTAAACTTCAATGCACAGGGAAAATTTGTTGCTGCAATATGTGCTGCGCCGCTTGTTTTTGGAAGTGCCGGCATTCTGAAGGGAAAGAAGGCTACCTGTTTTCCCGGCACCGAGCCACAATTAACGGGTGCCAATTGCACAGGGACGCTTGTTGAAATAGACGGGAATATTATTACCGGCAAAGGACCTGGAGTAGCAATGGCTTTTTCACTGGCACTTGTTGAAAAATTGCAGGGGAAGCCGGTTGCTGATGAGGTAAAAGAAACGATGATTGCATAAGATATCAGCGGTTTATGGGAAAAAGAGGATGATCAATCAATCATCCTCTTTTTTTTTCGCTGTTTTAAAATTCGCCAAATCAGGAAATAATGGAAAATCCGAATTAAAGCCCTGATAATCTATAACTTTTTAAGCAGATATACGTAAAAAATCAGGCAGTTGCGCTTAAACTTGTTAATAAAATTTAAACTGCTTGGGTATCAGTGAAATTATAATTGATGAAATTAAGCGCTTCTTAACATTAACAAATAATACCTAAATCCAAATTAACCGGGGAGTCCCGAGTTAACTACTTTGGGCATTTGAATGAGGAGCTTTTTTCTAAATATTCTGCGTATTCTCAAAAGCAGGCTGACATTTGTTGCCTCTGTTCTTTTGATACTTCAATATGCAGCATTGTTTTCGCAGACTTCCGTTGGCTCAGGCAACTGGAATAATCCGCTCATATGGGCTCCTGCCATTGTGCCAGGTCCTGGAAGCAGTGTTACAATCAGCGCAGGGACGACTGTTAATCTTACAGCTCCTGCCGAATGTGCAGATCTCACCATTAGTAACGGTACATTCAACATAGCCGATCAAACTTTTACCCTTACCGGAAATTTTACTTTTAACGGTGGTAATCTGAATATGACTACCGGCGTTTTTTTTTACAACGATGATATGCTAACATATACCGCCGGTTCATTCTCATGGGGAACCGGGACGGTAGTATTTAACAGGGGAACCGATCAGATAATACCTGCACCTACTACGTACCACAATGTAATACTTTCAGGTGCCGGGCAGAAGATTTTATTAAATAATGCGACTCTTAACGGCGATTTGACTATTAATGACGGTACGGGTTATAACGGAAATGGTCGTACTCTTACCCTTAAAGGTAACTGGGTAAACAACAGCACAACAGATGGTTTTAATGAACCGGCGAGTCCTATAATATTCAGTGGTACAACCCCACAATCCATTTCAAGCATTAACGGGGAAACTTTCGGTACAATTACACTGTCAAATTCGGCCGGTATCACATTGAACTGTGACATTACAGCAACTACAACCAATATAAGTGATAATTGCTGTGTTACATTTTCGGGACATACAATGACATATGGGGTGCTTAACCAGGCGAGCCCTCCGGTAGCAATATGTAAAAATCCAACAGTGTATGTAAATGGTCTTGGACAGGTAACCATTTCTCCTGCTGATGTTAATAATGGATCTACAGTGGATTGCGGTGTACCGGATTTAAGTATAGATCTGAATTCCTTTGATTGCACTGATTTGGGAACCAATTCTGTCATAT
Above is a window of Bacteroidales bacterium DNA encoding:
- a CDS encoding SpoIIE family protein phosphatase yields the protein MREGKFDKASINRLQLTTFKLQSLLNITQAINENVTREELLEIYRQLLTKDLNIGKVLVFMLEETWKCLLRSGDVGESYACINIESDLIPIQDISFITSSPNKTLNAFDIVIPVINKGKPIAFVIIGDLEEGEGVSPIIKHLNFIQTLTNIIVVAIENMRFFKESLRQEALKKELELASKMQNMLIPSSSILPKNDKIYMTSFYLPHMDVGGDYYDYVQLNKNEFGFCIADVSGKGMSAALLMSNFQANLRALFTYDISLDALIEKLNERVLHSANGEKFITIFIGKFNYKTRELQYINAGHNQPMMYFKKKKELVFLNKGCVGIGMVDEIPVIRKGSLTVEEPAKIICYTDGLVELIDGKEVSFGTKEIEDCIMNSHVIDENIQSIIKKQGIYEGSAAIFDDISILGIEFF
- a CDS encoding DUF3108 domain-containing protein, which translates into the protein MRSLFLLIWLLIFPLPQFGQYNSGADKDKPYQAGEKLIYTIKFGPITGGTASMVIKQVNYRNTPVYHSVAQGQTIGITEKLYSVKDVFESYFDIKTGLPVKLVRDVKEGNYKKREEAFFNRKNNTVYSLRKDTTIAVPSDILDMVSLLYYIRNIDYNHLKPGDVIQTVTYFDDEIYPFKIRYKGKEEVRTKYGKIRCHRFDPVVEPGRMFDSEDDMQIWMSDDKNVIPVKVKFDLLVGSLRMDLEQFANLKYPIIFTKN
- the tsaB gene encoding tRNA (adenosine(37)-N6)-threonylcarbamoyltransferase complex dimerization subunit type 1 TsaB — protein: MAFILNIETATALCSVALSVDGNVIALRETLEEKSHASMLTAFVEELLKEKNLSISDLDAVAVGKGPGSYTGLRIGVSAAKGLCYGANIGLIAVNTLTVLFQSALLSLKGDFKKDALFCPMIDARRMEVFTCLYNSSANELEPVTAKIVDGDSFRIWLDQNEIYFFGSGMEKCRTVLTHKNAHFIDRIFPHANALAQLADLKYSNNEFEDLAYFEPFYLKDFIATVPKKGIHF
- a CDS encoding SprT family zinc-dependent metalloprotease; amino-acid sequence: MSEGTIIDFKGIGQVKFVRKSSVRNLKITIRPFKGIQVIMPGFMSIENAGKFVEEKRSWIRKTQLKLARYEKKITVFEENSGFRTKDHVLVLERHTKATIKTVIGQGQVHVIFPDFADVKDERVQHAIKKALTQTWRIEAGKYLPERLSVLAKQHNLHYSRVTVRDNKTRWGSCSRDNNINLNIHLIRLPERLADYVILHELAHTIHKHHQKAFWQFLESITGGRARLLDKELNQFSPDVW
- a CDS encoding DJ-1 family glyoxalase III, whose translation is MKKVMIHFAEGFEEVEAITPVDVLRRAGCEVVMVSVTGKKEVTSKRGVVVIADKNFDEINYDEADMIVLPGGQPGANNLNKHEGLKKQIVNFNAQGKFVAAICAAPLVFGSAGILKGKKATCFPGTEPQLTGANCTGTLVEIDGNIITGKGPGVAMAFSLALVEKLQGKPVADEVKETMIA